In SAR324 cluster bacterium, the sequence GTATCATTCAGGATATAATCAAAAAGGCTTTGCCAGTGAACCTCATCCGGCTCAACACTCTCATCAAATTCTTCTTCTGTGACATCATCAAGTTCGAAGGACTCGTCCTCCTCAAAATCCTCCTCCTCAGCATCCAACATGTCATGATGTAGTTCCCACAATTCAGGAAGGTCATCCTGATAGTCTGGCAGATACAAGGAAGTGCGCTGCTCATATTCGCGGATGGCCTGCACTGCCACGCTGTCAGCTAATTCCAGACGTGCAATGGTCGCAGGGAGATTGTAGGTGGCGTAGTTATGCTTTGGCTTCAAGCGAAGGCAGTGTTCATAGAGGCTGATCGCTTGGTTCCAGTCCCCATTTTTTCTGCAGAGATTCCCAATGGCGTTTGCCAAATCAACGTTATCAGGGTTCATTGACAGCAGACTACTGCCAACTGAAATCAAGGCGGACAAATCACCACTGCCCTGCATATCGCGATAGATATCAGCCACAGTTTTGGAGGCCAACTCGCGATGAACCTGCATTGCCTTGCTGAACTCGATCATGGACCGGTCATAAAAATGGCTATCGAGCAACTGTTTTCCCCGCTCTAGCAGGGTGAGAGCCTCTGACTCACTGTCCGTAGCCACAGACTTTCGCAATTGATCCAGAATATTCATGTACACATCCAATGAAACTGAAGGTCTATCTGGACTGACCCAACTCC encodes:
- a CDS encoding tetratricopeptide repeat protein gives rise to the protein MNILDQLRKSVATDSESEALTLLERGKQLLDSHFYDRSMIEFSKAMQVHRELASKTVADIYRDMQGSGDLSALISVGSSLLSMNPDNVDLANAIGNLCRKNGDWNQAISLYEHCLRLKPKHNYATYNLPATIARLELADSVAVQAIREYEQRTSLYLPDYQDDLPELWELHHDMLDAEEEDFEEDESFELDDVTEEEFDESVEPDEVHWQSLFDYILNDTKEDLSLRQKLLLTLGFCCLDRKIADVARKCFDQLSGENSKDLNLSCFWILPLSQMGKRQDAIDKLVQLLGKYPNHRYANANLGLLYQQAERVMPARRHFFITHKLLQRSQGYFDLEECFQRGEEFFERQNFKRALEIYQPLIPEIESVELLNRIGHLLLQKNNLDDAYKVFQRALRKERSNKVARQELKAVREAYLEMAETDLKKPDLKVAV